Proteins encoded by one window of Megachile rotundata isolate GNS110a chromosome 10, iyMegRotu1, whole genome shotgun sequence:
- the Atg2 gene encoding autophagy-related 2: MSWLGCFPWSQGIKKRACRYLLQRYLGQFLEEKLTLDQLTVDLYNGTGRVTNVSLDVQALNEMGEQQHLPLEFVDGFVAEMSVSIPWSALLSEASFVEVTGLRLTVQPRQRAETGTSMFESMWSSMTSSMQLAQECLQEDANNAGNSQPLEGVELFAQTIDSILCRVKVRFIDTVIRLEHVPLDSSTGVAIEMCIKNLEYSDEAGLDPSNTSLDPSQSTKGYIISAFTTKRFYLEGVTFHTDEFPSHARTFSRSIITTSRGSTPDSKNSDGQFSSAQISPNQNMQTPPEGNFINNISESKPIMFANLAGRQEIRLKLKQGEGVSGPKVELEVTLGSFTSFLSPRQVHVLLELGHGLASPDLEDVSNVAPRTCTEKPMAGSDFNRVERELIHQIHPNQGLRIMDLRHTQGWSTASLDESDNEDEFLPMRLPGSTSMSDSVTSNNVNMDGSISSSSISLKSSSTNLPQQKHRHSVDNSPSTETSHFHVRVSSIAVVLLHEDILTTCVEGSGLTCSSIQQMKNSADDFFKQLGMFAVGGYGNKDFDKASKILLDACHLSHIRLLAAPLVIEGTERTTTICSYLSGTLTLASLEIVECLIDSNNTCTNETPPTEYVELLTFVKESSTNFGFTNKTDFKMKFKYVVNIEKPHPWVLQCDHPRTNIDIDMEPCKTEIDITIVDRICALLNPQPICVCNPTSKNRNLNQQTLFCQAVESPTMSDSAVTINVSSSQCTIKLRFPIPDLRPLHDMNRAPWWKRSVRTDYMILKLTDAQIRSTARTVSHTVTKHEIQFRKMLLSYAETETDSPINIGEVTTDEKNNASYQQNEGFGWARVVITIYSQRLSGQLEDSSEEDPDSSLDETLENAPKHQPSPFSSKRVIHESDTPHSKPYVPGDKDDSEQREGEELIIPGSRDEMIEFMDDGFRSSRIQLEINFPCVSVQIPSKHLYELLYNRFNTDLFLWEPSAPRPKYTTHMESHIGIDLASTLLQESVYPRFSTCKSGIQYDSDSDSDEEGIFHSAADKSYKQRQNKISRNGQSKLALYLNIGEGVLCMYTPVRDSMRNVIPGQQGELIISLYDTTIFSVSSYRGNSNLGYVCAMIKYMYLDHCGLMTAPSQPPLLRSVNSVKPPHCLDVIYKSALETNATGSDNNNEDMVMLAIRIQASHQTHRIKTFRVAVGITNATLRHRMCTTGTSWFTQLTDCLDVADHPVAGYSPPGILTELHLHLWDCAVDYRPLHLPLRSMVTLGNFSVSSNIAAQTNTSTLRFIAEDIALFISNKLGKYVNLKQDYVCVMDVGLFELSLRLNDKMCGGAPRVDLRASNNVLHVRTCSDSGRALIQLLTYFANDGDLIPNTENTESTCTVPSSGDEESLLRDESINTLSKSQVERVNTLMEDAMEETVKGTSSNVDGNTVSTENQVEVFFFPDESHPASQAVPEMCKSPDQCAKPQCNIEIEDPNEDFCILGEEAGTGIMPRHGVPEVRWLCQESLKIIDNHFAVPLGKTDLLKAPRHFPAPILRYTLCEMTLIWHMYGGKDFEKPSQSAVKKQVIINDNAFRSNTAYQEKNRLPWCDGVTFNKSNPNEVHFESVPNSPRGKCKESTKWQVLGGPGRRHDVLMELQLNKVRFQHEVYPENTAEAARQILLVSEIEIRDRLASSHINKFLYQYSSEARPKQSHANMFAMKAVHVRPDPRLSAQECCLKLSLLPLRLNIDQDSLLFLIEFFNELSGGSKQTQENSSTPNNPQSSPVSKQGTPTHHPPVMSVNDSAPNASTPTNTSQNDNIDPNLLILLEDELMIKESKVKTKPTYEIHEDCQPIYFRSVIFSPEVLVRLDYHGKRVDLTHGPLAGLLMGLAQLNCSELRLKRLTHRHGLLGFDKLITFLLSEWLQDIKKNQLPSLLGGVGPMHSLVQLFQGIRDLFWLPIEQYQKDGRIIRGLQRGANSFTTSTVMAALELTSRLIHAIQSTAETAYDMVSPGPSVRHKSKGQKGRRKRYNQPLDIREGMANAYLLVKEGLGETANQLVRVASEEHEQKGVSGAVGGVLRQIPPTVVKPIILATEATNNVLGGMQSQLVPDARREAAQKWRQDSNDAN; this comes from the exons ATGTCTTGGTTGGGATGCTTTCCCTGGTCTCAAGGGATAAAGAAAAGAGCCTGCAGATATCTGCTGCAAAGATATCTTGGCCAATTTTTGGAGGAAAAGCTGACATTAGACCAGCTCACCGTAGATCTTTACAATGGAACTGGTCGTGTAACCAATGTCAGCCTTGATGTACAG GCATTAAATGAGATGGGAGAACAGCAACATTTGCCATTAGAATTTGTTGATGGTTTTGTGGCAGAAATGTCTGTTAGCATACCATGGTCAGCTTTGCTTAGCGAAGCTAGTTTTGTGGAAGTGACTGGTCTTAGATTGACGGTTCAACCTAGACAAAGAGCCGAAACAGGAACTTCGATGTTTGAATCTATGTGGAGTTCAATGACATCCAGTATGCAACTTGCGCAAGAATGCTTGCAGGAAGATGCAAATAATGCTGGGAATTCACAACCTTTGGAAGGAGTAGAGTTATTTGCACAAACAATAGATTCAA TTTTATGTAGGGTCAAAGTGAGATTTATAGATACTGTGATACGTTTGGAACATGTACCACTTGATTCCTCAACAGGAGTTGCAATAGAAATGTGTATAAAAAATCTTGAATATTCTGATGAAGCAGGCTTGGATCCAAGTAATACTTCATTAGATCCTAGTCAATCAACAAAAGGATATATTATATCGGCGTTTACAACAAAACGGTTTTATTTGGAAGGAGTGACTTTTCATACAGATGAATTTCCTTCTCATGCAAGAACTTTTTCTAGAAGTATTATTACAACAAGTAGAGGTTCAACGCCAGATTCCAAA AATTCAGATGGCCAATTTTCTTCTGCTCAAATCTCTCCCAATCAAAATATGCAAACTCCTCCAGaaggaaattttattaataacataaGTGAATCAAAACCTATAATGTTTGCTAACTTAGCAGGCAGACAAGAAATAAGATTAAAGCTGAAACAAGGAGAAGGTGTTTCAGGGCCAAAG GTAGAATTAGAAGTAACATTGGGATCTTTTACTTCGTTTCTAAGCCCGCGACAGGTGCACGTTTTATTGGAACTGGGACATGGACTTGCATCTCCGGACTTGGAGGATGTTAGTAATGTTGCACCAAGAACTTGTACCGAAAAACCTATGGCTGGTAGTGACTTCAATCGCGTAGAACGAGAACTTATTCACCAAATACATCCAAACCAAGGATTACGTATTATG GATTTAAGGCATACACAAGGTTGGTCTACAGCATCTTTGGATGAATCTGATAATGAAGATGAATTTTTGCCAATGCGATTACCAGGATCTACATCAATGAGTGATTCTGTCACAAGCAATAATGTTAACATGGATGGAAGCATATCAAGTAGTAGCATTAGTTTAAAAAGTTCTTCAACAAATTTACCACAACAAAAACATAGACACAGTGTGGATAACAGTCCTTCTACGGAAACGTCTCATTTTCATGTGAGAGTATCTTCCATAGCTGTAGTTCTGTTACACGAAGATATATTAACTACTTGTGTGGAAGGGAGCGGCTTAACGTGCTCTAGTATACAGCAAATGAAGAATTCAGCAGATGATTTTTTCAAACAGCTAGGAATGTTTGCAGTTGGAGGATATGGAAATAAAGATTTTGATAAAGCATCTAAGATACTCTTAGATGCTTGTCATTTAAGTCATATTAGGCTACTCGCTGCACCGCTTGTGATTGAAGGAACAGAAAGAACTACCACAATATGTTCTTATCTGTCTGGAACGTTAACTTTAGCTAGTCTAGAAATTGTAGAATGTTTGATCGATTCAAACAATACTTGTACAAATGAAACTCCACCGACGGAATATGTAGAATTACTTACCTTTGTTAAAGAAAGTTCGACAAATTTTGGTTTTACTAACAAAAcagattttaaaatgaaatttaaatatgtggTAAATATTGAAAAACCGCATCCTTGGGTGCTGCAATGTGATCATCCGCGTACAAATATTGA TATTGATATGGAGCCGTGTAAAACTGAAATAGATATAACTATTGTAGATAGAATATGTGCTTTACTTAATCCACAACCTATCTGCGTTTGCAATCCAACATCTAAGAATAGAAATCTT AATCAACAGACATTATTTTGTCAAGCTGTGGAAAGTCCAACTATGTCAGACTCTGCAGTTACTATAAATGTATCTTCATCGCAATGTACGATAAAATTAAG gtTTCCAATACCAGATTTAAGACCGCTTCACGACATGAATCGAGCTCCATGGTGGAAAAGATCAGTAAGAacagattacatgattttgaaattGACAGATGCACAAATTCGTTCTACCGCGAGAACAGTTTCTCACACCGTGACTAAACATGAAATTCAGTTCCGGAAGATGTTATTATCTTATGCAGAAACAGAAACGGATTCACCCATAAATATAGGAGAAGTTACTACTGACGAGAAGAATAATGCATCATATCAACAAAACGAAGGATTTGGTTGGGCTAGAGtagttattacaatttattcgcAACGCTTGAGCGGCCAGTTAGAAGATAGTTCGGAAGAAGATCCTGACTCAAGTTTGGATGAAACTTTGGAAAATGCGCCTAAACACCAACCATCGCCATTCAGCTCGAAACGTGTTATTCATGAGTCTGATACACCTCATTCCAAACCTTACGTGCCAGGCGATAAAGATGATTCAGAACAAAG GGAGGGTGAAGAATTAATTATACCAGGAAGTCGAGACGAAATGATAGAGTTTATGGATGACGGCTTCCGTAGTTCCAGAATTCAATTAGAAATCAACTTTCCATGTGTTTCCGTCCAAATACCATCTAAACATCTTTATGAATTACTGTATAACAGGTTTAATACTGATCTTTTTTTATGGGAACCCTCAGCACCAAGACCAAAGTATACTACGCACATGGAAAGTCACATAGGTATCGATTTGGCGTCAACATTATTACAAGAGTCTGTATATCCTAG atttagtaCATGTAAAAGCGGAATACAGTATGACTCTGATTCAGACTCGGACGAAGAGGGCATATTTCATTCAGCAGCTGATAAAAGTTACAAACAACGTCAGAATAAAATATCTAGAAATGGTCAGAGTAAATTAGCGTTGTATTTGAATATAGGTGAAGGTGTTCTCTGCATGTATACTCCTGTTCGTGATTCAATGCGTAATGTTATTCCTGGACAACAAGGGGAGTTGATAATTTCACTATACGATACAACAATATTTTCGGTATCTTCGTACAGAGGAAATTCGAATCTGGGTTACGTATGCGCTAtgattaaatatatgtatttggaTCATTGCGGACTAATGACAGCTCCTTCGCAACCACCTTTGCTGAGATCTGTCAACAGCGTCAAGCCACCGCATTGTTTAGATGTTATATATAAAAGCGCACTGGAAACAAATGCGACGGGATCAGATAACAATAACGAAGACATGGTGATGCTTGCTATAAGAATACAAGCTTCTCATCAGACTCATCGTATAAAGACTTTCAGGGTAGCGGTAGGCATAACGAATGCTACGCTGAGACATAGAATGTGCACTACTGGTACATCATGGTTCACGCAGTTAACTGACTGCTTGGATGTAGCTGATCATCCTGTTGCGGGCTACTCTCCGCCAGGAATATTAACAGAGTTACATTTACATCTTTGGGACTGCGCTGTTGATTATAGACCACTTCATTTACCCTTGAGATCAATGGTTACTCTTGGAAACTTTAGCGTGTCCAGCAACATTGCCGCACAAACAAATACTTCAACTTTACGTTTTATAGCGGAAGATATTGCCTTATTCATATCTAATAAATTGGGGAAATACGTAAATCTAAAACAAGATTACGTGTGCGTAATGGATGTAGGATTGTTTGAATTATCATTAAGGCTGAATGATAAAATGTGCGGTGGTGCACCCAGAGTTGATTTGAGAGCCAGCAATAATGTTCTGCATGTTCGAACGTGTTCAGATTCCGGTCGTGCTCTTATTCAGTTGCTAACATACTTTGCGAACGACGGAGACTTGATACCGAATACAGAAAATACTGAGAGTACGTGCACCGTACCAAGTTCTGGGGATGAAGAAAGTCTGCTTCGAGATGAGAGTATTAATACCTTAAGCAAGAGTCAAGTTGAACGTGTAAATACTTTGATGGAGGACGCGATGGAAGAAACTGTGAAAG gaACATCTTCGAACGTAGACGGTAATACAGTGTCAACTGAGAATCAGGTGGAAGTATTTTTCTTCCCCGATGAATCACATCCTGCATCGCAGGCAGTACCTGAAATGTGTAAAAGTCCTGACCAATGTGCCAAGCCGCAgtgtaatatagaaattgaggATCCTAACGAAGATTTTTGTATATTAGGAGAAGAAGCTGGTACAGGAATCATGCCTAGACACGGAGTACCAGAAGTTCGTTGGCTTTGTCAAGAATCATTAAAGATAATTGATAATCATTTCGCGGTCCCGCTCGGTAAAACTGATTTACTTAAAGCACCACGACATTTCCCGGCTCCAATTTTAAGATACACCCTTTGCGAGATGACACTGATTTGGCACATGTATGGAGGGAAAGATTTTGAAAAACCTTCGCAGTCAGCAGTGAAAAAACAAGTTATTATCAATGATAACGCATTTCGATCTAACACAGCGTACCAAGAAAA GAATAGATTACCATGGTGCGACGGAGTAACTTTCAACAAATCCAATCCGAACGAAGTACATTTTGAAAGTGTACCAAATTCGCCCCGTGGAAAATGTAAAGAAAGTACCAAGTGGCAAGTATTGGGAGGTCCCGGTCGCCGACACGACGTTCTAATGGAACTTCAGCTAAATAAAGTACGCTTTCAACATGAAGTTTATCCAGAAAACACCGCGGAAGCCGCAAGACAAATATTACTAGTAAGCGAGATAGAAATTAGAGACAGATTGGCATCCTCGCACATCAACAAATTCTTATACCAGTACAGTAGTGAAGCGAGACCTAAACAGTCTCATGCGAATATGTTTGCCATGAAAGCAGTTCACGTGAGACCCGATCCAAGATTAAGTGCTCAAGAATGTTGTTTAAAGCTCAGCCTACTGCCTTTGCGTCTAAATATTGATCAAGACAGCCTATTGTTCTTGATAGAATTTTTCAACGAATTGAGTGGTGGTTCGAAGCAAACTCAAGAGAATTCTAGTACACCTAACAATCCTCAGTCGTCCCCGGTGTCCAAGCAAGGAACACCAACGCATCATCCACCTGTTATGAGTGTGAACGATTCCGCGCCTAATGCTTCAACGCCAACGAATACTTCGCAGAACGATAATATAGAtccaaatttgttaatacttcTAGAAGACGAGCTAATGATTAAAGAGAGTAAAGTGAAGACAAAACCGACGTACGAGATCCACGAGGATTGTCAACCAATATATTTTAG aagTGTGATATTTTCCCCCGAAGTCcttgttaggttagattaccaTGGAAAACGTGTAGACCTTACTCATGGGCCGTTAGCAGGCCTTCTAATGGGTCTAGCGCAATTGAACTGTTCCGAACTAAGACTGAAAAGGTTAACGCATCGACATGGACTTCTGGGATTCGATAAGCTCATCACGTTTTTACTTTCCGAATGGTTGcaagatataaaaaaaaatcagcTTCCAAGTTTGCTTGGCGGCGTAGGCCCGATGCATTCATTGGTGCAATTGT tCCAAGGGATACGAGACTTATTTTGGTTACCCATTGAACAGTATCAAAAAGACGGTAGAATCATTAGAGGTTTGCAACGGGGCGCAAATAGCTTTACGACATCCACTGTAATGGCAGCACTAGAATTAACATCTAGATTAATACACGCTATACAAAGTACTGCTGAAACTGCTTATGACATGGTCAGCCCTGGACCCAGTGTAAGACACAAAAGCAAAGGACAGAAGGGGCGACGGAAACGATATAATCAGCCATTGGATATTCGAGAGGGAATGGCTAATGCTTATTTGTTAGTGAAAGAG GGTTTGGGTGAAACCGCGAATCAGTTGGTCCGGGTAGCTAGCGAAGAGCACGAACAAAAAGGAGTCTCTGGTGCTGTAGGAGGTGTATTGAGGCAAATACCACCGACAGTTGTGAAGCCTATTATTTTGGCTACAGAGGCGACTAATAACGTTTTGGGTGGTATGCAGTCGCAATTGGTTCCTGATGCCAGACGAGAAGCGGCTCAAAAATGGCGGCAAGATTCAAACGATGCGAATTGA
- the dan gene encoding protein distal antenna → MRGESARPGKRPLRALSASEKMDAIQRVHEGESKASVARDIGVPESTLRGWCKSEHKIRGMARNSSTPDSEAHSPASSSGANVTAGNLAGGSANLSSEDEGPCSKKPKMDQQTSVTSAGTSYVDVCTDADLKPDNKPKIDYVGLMTSMAGMRPENSSLLLQQLGLLTGATGTLAKNLLSMSPALSHGSTVGLVENGLQYTKNSANPCLANVNSLNGGSKRHSISAIAPAQMDSVVAKSCTRKSLPPAAEAPSTPVPASPRKTNENNGMQRSSSGKPKKDGNVSGNKKVDEALWLWLTQQQQLLGQQSASFNPSINQQDGSWFWQWYKQCSFPLITPTPLAPSPVAKKSPSKARAMLDNVLCNNNNENVKRSLNMDEESREDVDSAGDVPASTEEAIEHGEKFFKWLDKCSEPAVTRLQIIQFKYLLDNLKACRKKSSSSSKQSRK, encoded by the coding sequence ATGAGGGGCGAGTCGGCGCGACCAGGTAAGCGACCCTTAAGGGCGCTCTCCGCATCCGAGAAGATGGACGCGATACAAAGGGTTCACGAAGGCGAGAGCAAAGCGTCGGTGGCGAGAGACATCGGCGTGCCGGAGTCGACGTTGCGAGGATGGTGCAAGTCCGAGCACAAGATTCGAGGAATGGCGAGGAACTCGTCGACGCCGGACAGCGAGGCCCACTCTCCGGCATCGTCGTCGGGAGCGAACGTCACCGCGGGCAACCTCGCGGGTGGATCGGCGAACCTATCCAGCGAGGACGAGGGTCCCTGTTCGAAGAAACCCAAGATGGACCAGCAGACGTCGGTGACGAGCGCGGGTACGTCGTACGTGGACGTGTGCACCGACGCCGATCTCAAGCCGGACAACAAACCGAAAATCGACTACGTGGGACTGATGACCAGCATGGCGGGCATGAGACCCGAGAACAGTTCGCTGTTGCTGCAACAGCTGGGCCTGCTGACGGGCGCGACCGGTACGCTCGCCAAGAATCTGTTGAGCATGTCACCGGCGCTGTCGCACGGCAGCACCGTCGGTCTCGTCGAGAACGGACTCCAGTACACGAAGAACAGCGCGAACCCGTGTCTCGCGAACGTCAACAGCTTGAACGGCGGCAGCAAGAGGCACAGCATCTCGGCGATCGCGCCCGCACAGATGGACTCGGTGGTGGCCAAGTCGTGCACGAGGAAGAGTCTGCCACCTGCCGCGGAGGCACCCTCGACGCCGGTACCCGCCTCGCCGAGAAAGACCAACGAGAACAACGGGATGCAGCGGTCGTCGAGCGGCAAGCCGAAAAAGGACGGGAACGTGAGCGGTAACAAGAAGGTCGACGAGGCGTTGTGGCTGTGGCTGACGCAGCAGCAACAGCTGCTCGGTCAACAGTCGGCCAGTTTCAACCCGAGCATCAATCAGCAGGACGGCTCGTGGTTCTGGCAGTGGTACAAACAGTGCAGCTTCCCGTTGATAACGCCGACGCCGCTAGCGCCCAGCCCGGTCGCCAAGAAGTCGCCCAGCAAAGCCAGAGCCATGCTCGATAACGTGCTttgcaacaacaacaacgagaACGTGAAACGAAGCCTGAACATGGACGAGGAGTCCAGGGAGGACGTCGACTCGGCCGGGGACGTGCCGGCCAGCACCGAGGAGGCGATCGAACACGGCGAGAAGTTCTTCAAGTGGTTGGACAAATGCTCCGAGCCCGCCGTCACGAGGCTCCAGATCATACAGTTCAAATATCTGTTGGACAATCTGAAGGCGTGCAGGAAGAAGTCGTCGTCTAGCTCGAAACAAAGCAGAAAGTAG